In one window of Methanosarcina vacuolata Z-761 DNA:
- a CDS encoding Coenzyme F420 hydrogenase/dehydrogenase, beta subunit C-terminal domain, which yields MPLDPICKKIISDNTEYFSDYGGKSYYFCSPECKQKFDALEKSVIRLKRNLSEKERISFGKLKKDIIKPGICTLCGACAASCEYITIEDGAPKLVGPCKACGVCYYQCPRTITTEEGLIGSFRFAYAARSAIPEIRGQDGGVVTSLLLYALDEGLIDSAVVTTRSKEEPWKPVPVVAKTREEVLESSGSIYSHSMTLEALMSAIKQGMNSIAFVGTSCNIDAVTKMQKSSYGFLHLFMRAKVLKLGLFCMDTFSYEGIKAVLKSYGITLENVDAMKIRKGKFEITLKDGKQQILDLSEFDEYRSSSCRFCTDLTAENSDISFGGVGSPRGWTTVLTRSALGYEIFNEAVDNGYIEARHLTDDELERVLNLAKMKKVQMYDLNRRQKK from the coding sequence ATGCCGCTGGATCCTATTTGTAAAAAAATAATATCTGACAATACTGAGTATTTCTCAGATTATGGGGGAAAGAGCTATTATTTCTGCAGTCCCGAATGCAAACAGAAATTCGATGCTCTAGAAAAAAGTGTAATCCGGCTCAAACGGAATCTTAGTGAGAAAGAGAGGATTTCCTTTGGAAAATTAAAAAAGGACATTATAAAACCAGGAATATGTACTCTATGTGGAGCCTGCGCAGCAAGTTGCGAGTATATTACGATAGAGGACGGCGCACCAAAATTGGTAGGCCCCTGTAAAGCCTGTGGGGTCTGCTACTACCAGTGTCCGAGAACCATCACCACAGAAGAGGGACTTATAGGGAGCTTCCGCTTCGCATATGCAGCAAGATCTGCTATTCCCGAAATAAGGGGACAGGATGGAGGAGTTGTAACATCTCTGCTTTTGTATGCCCTTGATGAGGGTTTAATTGACTCTGCCGTGGTTACTACTCGCTCAAAGGAAGAGCCCTGGAAACCTGTACCAGTAGTTGCAAAAACAAGGGAAGAGGTCCTTGAGAGTAGCGGCAGCATCTATTCTCACTCAATGACGCTTGAAGCTCTTATGAGTGCAATTAAACAGGGGATGAACAGCATTGCGTTCGTAGGGACGAGCTGTAATATTGATGCAGTCACTAAAATGCAGAAAAGTTCCTATGGATTTCTACATCTCTTCATGAGAGCAAAGGTTCTCAAACTCGGGCTCTTTTGTATGGACACTTTTTCCTATGAAGGAATTAAAGCAGTACTGAAAAGTTATGGAATTACGCTGGAAAATGTAGATGCCATGAAAATTCGGAAAGGGAAGTTTGAGATTACTCTGAAGGACGGAAAACAACAAATCCTTGACCTCAGCGAATTTGACGAATACAGAAGCTCTTCCTGTCGTTTCTGTACGGACCTTACTGCCGAAAACTCAGATATCTCTTTTGGCGGAGTTGGCAGCCCCAGAGGCTGGACTACAGTCCTTACCCGTTCAGCTCTGGGATACGAAATATTCAATGAAGCCGTAGACAACGGTTACATCGAAGCCCGACACCTTACCGACGACGAACTTGAAAGAGTACTCAACCTCGCCAAGATGAAGAAAGTCCAAATGTATGACCTCAACAGAAGGCAAAAAAAGTAA
- the priL gene encoding DNA primase regulatory subunit PriL translates to MDEEHIALYPFASEVSAYVESLRVSLESLLNSPAFRRSRVRGMERVMQSIEGEIEKSLIKDESWLLSETLSYPFAQILVACVDDQLFTKRYALKEAEAASKWLEKESTDFLLEFGEDFGIQAEAEELQFSMHFADYIRFSSSIREPIWKLTNRQLRSGMVVVMKKDFVRLLQEAIKERIEKSFPIPKIPSEVSSFCAPYVAEIKDKFEVHKKKFGTTDFGVVEPELFPPCISHALANVQGGVNLAHSMRFAMTSFLLSVGMSVDEILNLFNVSPDFNAELTLYQIEHIAGATGNVYKPPACDTMRTYGNCIGKDRLCEKISHPLAYYEKKIYLRNKEKEMEKEKEMEKGKEKQEKKEKGKEMEKEKEKQEEKGKGKEIEKEKKK, encoded by the coding sequence AGTTTGCTTAATTCTCCAGCTTTTCGGAGATCTCGAGTTCGCGGGATGGAAAGAGTAATGCAATCCATCGAAGGAGAGATTGAAAAATCGCTCATAAAAGATGAAAGCTGGCTTCTTTCCGAAACTCTCTCTTATCCTTTTGCTCAAATTCTGGTCGCTTGCGTAGATGACCAGTTATTCACCAAACGATACGCACTAAAAGAAGCAGAAGCAGCCTCAAAATGGCTCGAAAAAGAAAGTACTGATTTTTTGCTTGAATTCGGGGAGGATTTTGGGATTCAAGCAGAAGCTGAAGAGTTACAGTTCAGTATGCATTTTGCAGATTATATACGCTTTTCTTCTTCGATAAGGGAACCAATATGGAAATTAACAAATCGACAGCTTCGATCCGGAATGGTCGTAGTTATGAAAAAAGACTTTGTAAGACTCCTTCAAGAAGCGATCAAAGAAAGAATAGAAAAATCATTCCCCATTCCCAAAATCCCTTCTGAAGTATCAAGTTTCTGCGCCCCTTATGTTGCTGAAATAAAAGATAAGTTTGAGGTCCACAAGAAAAAATTCGGGACAACGGACTTTGGTGTAGTGGAACCCGAGCTCTTTCCCCCCTGTATATCCCATGCCCTTGCAAACGTACAGGGCGGAGTGAATCTTGCCCATTCTATGCGTTTTGCCATGACCTCCTTCCTGCTCAGCGTGGGAATGTCAGTGGATGAAATTCTTAACCTTTTCAATGTCTCTCCTGATTTTAACGCGGAATTAACCCTTTATCAGATAGAACATATTGCAGGCGCAACAGGAAACGTATACAAGCCTCCTGCATGTGACACTATGAGAACATATGGGAACTGCATAGGTAAAGACCGATTGTGTGAAAAAATCAGTCATCCTCTGGCATACTACGAGAAGAAAATATATCTGAGAAATAAAGAAAAAGAAATGGAAAAAGAGAAGGAAATGGAAAAAGGGAAGGAAAAACAGGAAAAAAAAGAGAAGGGGAAGGAAATGGAAAAAGAGAAGGAAAAACAAGAAGAAAAAGGGAAGGGAAAGGAAATAGAAAAAGAGAAGAAAAAATAA
- a CDS encoding OsmC family protein, with protein sequence MIVNRVDVDKFGETLQKAENDLSKTKKIVEFEGNWEIGKTGPQFSVKINTEKGGEFLIQSDETIALGGGGTAPNPVQYGLYGIASCFAATFAKWTAMEGIELNQFKVKVKADMDMSASFGFFQEPVIPIYEHIKFEITIDSEMDKEEIEKFNEITKRRCPCYYCLTTAIIPEIVFKKEDQEPLAESLHPEELVEAN encoded by the coding sequence TTGATAGTTAATAGAGTAGATGTTGATAAATTTGGTGAGACTCTTCAAAAAGCAGAAAATGATCTTTCAAAAACCAAAAAAATAGTTGAGTTTGAAGGAAATTGGGAGATAGGCAAAACAGGGCCTCAATTCTCCGTAAAAATAAATACCGAAAAAGGAGGAGAATTTTTAATTCAATCGGATGAAACAATAGCTTTAGGAGGTGGAGGGACTGCCCCCAATCCCGTACAGTATGGTCTGTATGGGATAGCATCCTGTTTTGCAGCTACTTTTGCCAAATGGACTGCAATGGAGGGTATAGAACTCAATCAGTTCAAAGTAAAGGTCAAAGCTGATATGGACATGAGTGCAAGTTTTGGATTTTTCCAGGAACCTGTAATTCCTATCTATGAGCATATTAAATTCGAGATAACAATTGATTCGGAAATGGACAAGGAAGAAATTGAAAAATTTAATGAGATTACAAAGCGGCGTTGTCCATGTTATTACTGTTTGACCACAGCAATCATTCCTGAAATTGTGTTCAAGAAGGAAGATCAGGAACCTTTAGCCGAGTCTCTTCATCCTGAGGAGTTAGTTGAAGCTAATTAG